The Gemmatimonas aurantiaca sequence TACATCGACGGAGTCGTGCCCACCGGCGAAGCCAAGGACCGGATGTGGGCCATCTACGAGAAGATCGACCCCGACTTCCGGGGTGGTGATCTCGTACTCAACCTCGATGTCTCGCCGGCGGCGCCATCCACGCGCCTCAAGGTCACGACCAAGAGTTCCAATCTGAACATCCGCAAAGGGCCCGGCACCGATCAGCCGATCATCGGCAAGGCGGCGCACGATTCCGTTGTCACGCTGCTCAGCAAGTACAACGACGAATGGGCGCTGATTCGCTCGGAGAAGGGCGAAGAAGGCTACTGCTCGCTCCAGTATCTGACCGCGATCTGATCCGGTTTTGCTCACGCCGTGCTCGCCGTCGGAATCATCCGGCGGCGGGCACGGCGTTTTTGCAGGGATTCATCAGGGATTCATCAAGGATTCTTCGCCGCCGCGGGTCCATCACGCGGTCACGCCCAACCGGCCCTGATCTGCCATATTGTGCGGCAGGAGGCCCGCGATTCCGGCGGCCTCCTTCACCGCCACCCCGCGCCCATGTCCGGTCTTCTTTCCAGCCCGATCTTCCGTACTGTCCTGCTGCTCACCGCGTCCAACGTCTTCATGACGTTCGCCTGGTACGGACACCTCAAGAACCTGAGTGACCGGCCGTGGGTGATCGCGGCGCTGGTGAGCTGGGGGATCGCGCTGTTCGAGTATCTGCTGCAGGTGCCCGGCAATCGCATCGGCGCGACGGCACTCAGTCTGCCGCAGCTCAAGATGTTGCAGGAAGCCATCGCGCTGACGGTGTTCGTGCCCTTCGCGGTCTTCTACATGAAGCAGCCGGTGAAACTGGACTTCCTGTGGGCGGGCCTGTGCATCATGGGGGCGCTGTACTTCATGTTTCGCGGGGCTACGCCGGGCGCCTGATGGGAGACGCGGGGAGGAGACACGCCGGGACCCGAAAGGAACCATTCCGTCTGTGATTCTTCCATTACACCAATCTCTAGGGAGGCGTCGATCACTTGACAGTGTTAGGTGAAAACGGCAACTTCCTGTCATGAGCACTGCAGAAATCAGGAGCGCCTCCCTGGCTCGGCGTGAGCGGCAGAAGGCCGAAACGCGACAGGCCATCCTGGATGCCGCCCGGGAGCTGTTCGTGGCCGATGGCGTCGAGGCGACCACCATGCGCGCCATTGCCGCCCGCATCGGCTACACGCCCACCGCCATCTACCATCATTTCCGCGACAAGGATGCGCTGATCATGGAGCTGTGCCTGGCGGACTTCTCCGCCCTGGGCACCGCGCTCTACGGCATCGGACGCATCGAAGACACGGTGGAGCGGATGCGCCGGATGGCGCTGGCGTATACCGACTTTGCGCTGGCAAATCCGAGCCAGTATCGCTTCATGTTCATGACAGAACACGGACACACGTTCGACGATGAAGTCGGCAGCCTTGAAAAAGCGCCGGAAGAGGACGCCTACCTCTTCCTGCTCGACAGTGTGAAAGAAGGCATGCAACACGGGGTTTTCCGCCCCGAACTCGACAATCCCGATGCCATCGCCCAGATGCTCTGGAGTGGCATCCACGGGGTCGTCTCCCTGTGGTTCACCCACCGGAACAACACCCACATCAACCTGCTCGATCCGCGGGCCGGCGTCGAACGCATCTGCGACGTCATGATGCGGGGCAGTCTCCGAAACCCGGGATGACCTTCCGTCGTTAGGTGAAAACATCCGATCGCCGCTTTCCGACGATCGGCTCCCATCACAACGCATTTCCCATCCGCGGGCGCTCTGGCGCCCTTCTTAAGCGACATCAACTTAACAGTGTTAGTACGCCAATCCATGTACAACAACGCATCGCCGTTCAGACGCGCCCTCTTGGCAGGACTGCTCCTCGCCTGCACATCGCCAATGGCCGGGGCGCAGACCACGGCCCCGGCCGGCGAGTCGGCCCGGACCATTCTCGACGGCTATGTGAATGAAGCCATTGCCGCCAATCTCGCGCTCGCCCAGCAGACCGCGGCCCTGCGTCGCGCCAACGCCGGCGTGAAGGAAGCCAATGGACGTTTTCTCCCGTCCCTGGGTCTCAATGCCCGCTATTCCGAATTCAGCGGTGTCATCAACATCGGCGACTTCATCAATCCCGCCTACGCCGCGCTCAATCAGCTCATTGGCCAGGAGCGTTTTCCCACCGACATCGCCGCGACTCTGCCGCTGCGTCAGGAAACCAAGCTCGAACTCGCACTCCCGCTCTTCAACGATGCACTCTTCGCCTCCCGCGCGGCGGCACGCGCGCAGCGGGATCTGATCGGTGCCGGTCGCGCCACGGCCATGCGCCAACTCGCCGCCGACGTGCAGCTCGCCTGGCTGGGATACGCCACCGCGTCCCGCGCCGTCGAGACACTGGACGCGACGGTGCCGGTACTCGAAGAACATCTGCGTGTCAGTCAGCGTCTCATCGACGCGGGCCAGGCCACACCCGATGTCCTGCTGCGGGCCCGGGCCGAACGCAGCGAACTGCAGCAGCAGCTCGACGACGCCCGCCGTCAGCGCGACGCCGCGCGGCGTGCTGTGAATCTGCTGCGCAACAAGGACACCGACGCCGAGGTGCGTCTCGCCGCGGACAGTTCCCTGCTGCCGGTGGACACGCTCGCGCTCGATGCCCTGATCGCCAACGCCATGACCCGTCGCGAGGAACTCGCCCAGGCACGAGGCGGCATCCAGCTCGCCAGGGCACAGGAGCGCCTCGCGACATCGGCGTTTCTGCCGTCGCTCTCCCTCGGCGCGAGTTATGGCGTGCAGGGCGATCGCTATCGCTTCGATCGCAACAACGATGTCGGATTGGCCTCACTCGTGTTGTCGTGGAATCTCTTCAACGGCACGCAGGACGCCGCCCGCCGGGAACAGGCGCGGGCGCTGCGCAGTGAAGCCGAATACCGGCAGATGGAAGCACAACGCGCCATTCACATGCAGGTGGAGAATGCCATCGACGCCGTGCGGGTGGCCCGCGCCGGCGTCACCTCCGCGGACGATCGCCTCAATGCGGCGCAGCGGGCGTTCACCCTCGTGCAACGTCGTTACGCCGAAGGTCTCGCGACGCCGGTGGACTTTCTCAGCGCCCGTTCGGCGTTCACCGCCGCGGCCATCAATCAGGTGATCACCCGTTTCACCCTCGCTTCCCGACTGGTGGAGCTCGAACGCGCCGCCGCATTGCGATCGCTGCCGGACTGACGATTCCGACTGCCGATTCCGACACCACCGCGACGCCATAACGATGCCATCGCATCGACGCGCGCTCCCTCACGAAGCCGCCCCACGCCATTCACCGAGTCCACCATGTCCACACATTCCCGCTTTCTGCGTCCCACGATGTATCTGCCCGCGGCTCTGTTGCCGGTCCTCACCGCCTGTGGAGACCGTCCGTCCGCCGATACCGCTGACGCCAATACCAGCACCACATTGCCCACGCCGGTCAGCATCGCGCCGGTGAGTGCCCAGCCCACGGCCTCTCCCGTCGTGGCCACGGGCACCTTCGGTTCCCGCGACGAGATCCCACTCGCGTTCAAGATCGGCGGCGTGATCGAACGCGTGACGGTGGATGAAGGCGCCACCGTGCGGCGCGGCCAGGTGCTTGCCGCACTCGATCTGCGCGAAATCGATGCCGCCGTGACCAAGGCGCAGGTGGGCGTCGACAAGGCCCAACGTGACCACGCGCGCATCACGCGTCTCGCCGCCGATTCCGTGGCCACCCTCGCCCAACTGCAGGACGCCACCTCCGCACTCGATGCCGCCCGGGCGGATCTGGCCACGGCCCGCGTGAATCGCGAATACGCCATCGTCACTGCGCCCGAAGACGGTATCGTCCTGCACCGGCTCGGCACACCGGGCAGCACGGTGGGGCCCGGCCAGTCCGTGCTCACACTGGGGGGCTCGAAGCGCGGTCGTGTCATGCGCGCCGGTCTCACCGATCGGGATGCGCTGCGTGTGCGTGTCGGTGACAAGGCCACAGTGCGTTTCGACGCCATCCCCGACCGCAACTTCACCGGTTCGGTGGTGCTGCTGGGACGTGCCGCCGATGCCCGCACGGGCACCTTCGCCGTCGAAGTCGCGCTTGCCGGCAGCGACGCGCTGCCCAGTGGCCTCGTCGGACAGATCACCATCGCCGTGGCCGGCACTTCACTCGCCGCATCGGTGCCGGTGGATGCCCTGGTCGAAGCGGATCGTGATTCGGCCACCGTTTTCACCGTGGCCGACACCACGTCACAGGGTGCACACATCGCCCGCGCACAGCGTGTGCGTGTGTCCCGGTTGAGTGGCGCCTATGCGGCGGTCGATGGTCTCGAGGCCGGCGCGCTGGTGATCACCCGCGGCGCGCCCTATGTCACCGACGGTGCGCGGGTGCGGGTCGTGAGCGAGGCGACACTCGATTCGACGGTGCGCGCTGCTTCGACCGCGGCTTCCGCTACTGCCCCGCAGGCCCCCACGCGTGACAAGGCGGGGATACAGCCGTGAACCCCCTCAGCAAACTGACCGAATTTTCCGTGAAGCGGTGGCAGTTCACAGTGTTGCTGTTCCTCATGTTCGCGGCGCTCGGCGTGTCGAGCTGGATCGCCATCCCGCGGGCGGAAGATCCCGACTTTCCGGTGCCCATCTTCACCACGGTCGCGGTCTATCCCGGCGCCTCGCCGGAAGACATGGAGCAGCTGGTCACCGACCCCATCGAAAAGCAGATCAAGACGCTCACCAACATCCGCAAGCTCGAAAGCACGAGCTCCGACGGGGTTTCGGTGGTGAACGTGGAGTTCGATTCCGATGTCGACGCCGAACGCAAGTACGATCAGGTGCTGCGCGAGGTGAATGCCCTGCGTCCGTCCTTGCCGGCCGCGCTCACGCGTCTCGACGTGCAGCGCAATGAAAACTCCGACATCACCGTGTTCCAGGTGGCGTTGGTCGCGCCCTCGGCGCCCTATGCGCAGGTAGACGACATCGCCAAGCGGGTGGAGGACGCGCTCGAGCGTGTGCCCGGTGTGAAGCGGGCGCGGCGTGCAGCCGCACCGCCACGCGAGATGCAGGTGACGCTCGATCTGGGTCGTCTCGCGCGACTCGGTATCACACCGGCGCAGGTGCTCAACGCCCTTGGCAGCGACAATACCCAGATCCCCGGCGGCTCCGTGGACGTGGGCACACGACGCTACAACGTGGCCACCACCGGCCGCTATCGCACGGCCAGCGATGTGGAACGCACCGTGATTGCCGGGGCGAACGGCGCCGTGGTGCGGGTGCAGGATGTCGCCACGGTGTCATGGGGCGATGGCGATGCCGTCCACCTCGGTCGCTGGAACGGACAGCGCGCCATGTGGGTGACGGTGGCGGTACAGAAGGGGCAGAATGTGTCCGCGGTGAAGCAGAACGTCTGGGCCGAACTCGATCGTCTGGAGCGCACGCTGCCCTCGGGCATCACGCTGGCGCGCGGATTCGATCAATCGGAGAATGTCGATCGACGCCTGGCCCGGCTCGGTGAGGACTTCGTCATCGCCATCCTGCTCGTGCTCGTCACGCTGCTGCCGCTTGGCACGCGGGCGTCGATCATCGTGATGGTGTCCATCCCGCTGTCGCTGGCGATGGCCGTGACGATGCTGCACATCACCGGCTACTCTCTCAATCAGCTCACCATCGTGGGCTTCGTGATCGCGCTGGGATTGCTGGTGGACGATTCCATCGTCGTGGTGGAGAACATCACGCGTTTTCTGCGCAATGGCTACACACGCACCGCGGCGGCCGTGGAAGCCACGAAGCAGATCGGTGTGGCCGTGCTGGGCGCCACTGGCACGTTGATCTTCGCCTTCGTGCCGCTGCTGTTCCTGCCCGGCCTGCCGGGCAAGTACATCCGTTCGTTGCCCATCGCGGTGGTGTACGCCGTGGTGGCCAGTCTCTTCGTCTCGCTCACGATCATTCCATTCCTCGCCAGCCGGCTCATGCCGCGCACCGATTCGGCGCATGGCAATCGGGCGCTGCAATGGCTGGATGGTCTCATTCATCGCACCTACGCGCCGCTGCTGGGCCGGGCCATGGCACGCCCATGGGCCACCCTGGGAATCTCGGCGCTGCTGATCGTGGGGGCGTTTGCGCTGGTGCCGGCGGTGGGCTTCTCGCTGTTCCCCAAGGCCGGCACGCCGCAGTATCACGTGGACATCGCCACGCCCGATGGCACATCGCTGGCGGAAACCAATCGGGCGGTGACGTACGCCGAACAGCTCATCTCGGCGCATCCGCTCACGCGTGCGGTGATGGCCAACATCGGCAAGGACAATCCGATGGTGTACTACAATGTCTTTCAGCGCGCCGAAGCGCCCAATCGCGCCCAGTTGCTGGTCCTCTTGAAGGAGTACGACAACACGCGCACGCCGCGCATGCTCGATTCGTTGCGTGAGAAGCTGGCGCTCTATCCGGGTGCGCGCATCGAACTCAAGGAATTCGAGAACGGTCCGCCCATCGATGCACCCATTGCCATGCGTGTGGAAGGCACGAATCTCGACACCCTGCAGCGTATCGCGGCCCAGTACGAAGCCGTGTTGCAGCGCACCGAGGGCACCCAGTACGTGAACAACCCGGTGCGCCTGCGCCGCTCCGATCTGCAACTGGTGGTGGACAAGCAGAAGGCCGGATTGCTGGGGGTTCCCAACGTCGAAGTGGAGCGCACCCTGCGCCTCGGGATCGCCGGCCTCGAGACGGGCACGATCCGCGCTGAAAATGGCGAGGAGTATCCACTCGTGGTGCGCATCGCGCACGACGGCCGGCCCACGCCGGACGCGCTGGAGCGGATCTTCGTGAGCAGCGTGACGGGGGCGATGGTGCCCCTCTCACAGCTCGCCAGCACGCGCTTCGATGCGTCACCCACCATCATCGCGCACAAGGATCGTCAGCGCAGCGTGACCGTGACCAGCTACGTGCGATCGGGCTACAACACGGATGCGGTCACACGCACCGTCATCAGCCGTCTCGATTCGATCGCGCTGCCGACTGGATACACGTTGCACCCCGCGGGGGAAATCGAGAGCCGAGAAGAGAGCTTCGGCGGCATCGGCAGCGCCATCATCGTGGCGGTGTTCGCGATTCTCGCCATTCTCGTGCTGGAGTTCCGGGACTTCCGCACCACACTGGTGGTGGCGTCCGTGATTCCCCTGGGCGTGGTGGGCGGGATCGTCGCGCTGTTGTTGAGCGGGTACACCCTGAGCTTCACCGCGATGATCGGATTCGTCGCGCTCGTGGGTATCGAGATCAAGACCAGCATTCTGCTGGTCGATTTCACCGATCAGCTGCGACACGAAGGGGTTCCGCTCGACGAAGCCATCCGTCGCGCGGGCGAGATCCGCTTCCTGCCCA is a genomic window containing:
- a CDS encoding SH3 domain-containing protein; this translates as MSALETKYAELITALGMSGATNVAVRAQDNVLYIDGVVPTGEAKDRMWAIYEKIDPDFRGGDLVLNLDVSPAAPSTRLKVTTKSSNLNIRKGPGTDQPIIGKAAHDSVVTLLSKYNDEWALIRSEKGEEGYCSLQYLTAI
- a CDS encoding DMT family protein, yielding MSGLLSSPIFRTVLLLTASNVFMTFAWYGHLKNLSDRPWVIAALVSWGIALFEYLLQVPGNRIGATALSLPQLKMLQEAIALTVFVPFAVFYMKQPVKLDFLWAGLCIMGALYFMFRGATPGA
- a CDS encoding TolC family protein; the protein is MAGLLLACTSPMAGAQTTAPAGESARTILDGYVNEAIAANLALAQQTAALRRANAGVKEANGRFLPSLGLNARYSEFSGVINIGDFINPAYAALNQLIGQERFPTDIAATLPLRQETKLELALPLFNDALFASRAAARAQRDLIGAGRATAMRQLAADVQLAWLGYATASRAVETLDATVPVLEEHLRVSQRLIDAGQATPDVLLRARAERSELQQQLDDARRQRDAARRAVNLLRNKDTDAEVRLAADSSLLPVDTLALDALIANAMTRREELAQARGGIQLARAQERLATSAFLPSLSLGASYGVQGDRYRFDRNNDVGLASLVLSWNLFNGTQDAARREQARALRSEAEYRQMEAQRAIHMQVENAIDAVRVARAGVTSADDRLNAAQRAFTLVQRRYAEGLATPVDFLSARSAFTAAAINQVITRFTLASRLVELERAAALRSLPD
- a CDS encoding efflux RND transporter periplasmic adaptor subunit, which encodes MSTHSRFLRPTMYLPAALLPVLTACGDRPSADTADANTSTTLPTPVSIAPVSAQPTASPVVATGTFGSRDEIPLAFKIGGVIERVTVDEGATVRRGQVLAALDLREIDAAVTKAQVGVDKAQRDHARITRLAADSVATLAQLQDATSALDAARADLATARVNREYAIVTAPEDGIVLHRLGTPGSTVGPGQSVLTLGGSKRGRVMRAGLTDRDALRVRVGDKATVRFDAIPDRNFTGSVVLLGRAADARTGTFAVEVALAGSDALPSGLVGQITIAVAGTSLAASVPVDALVEADRDSATVFTVADTTSQGAHIARAQRVRVSRLSGAYAAVDGLEAGALVITRGAPYVTDGARVRVVSEATLDSTVRAASTAASATAPQAPTRDKAGIQP
- a CDS encoding TetR/AcrR family transcriptional regulator encodes the protein MSTAEIRSASLARRERQKAETRQAILDAARELFVADGVEATTMRAIAARIGYTPTAIYHHFRDKDALIMELCLADFSALGTALYGIGRIEDTVERMRRMALAYTDFALANPSQYRFMFMTEHGHTFDDEVGSLEKAPEEDAYLFLLDSVKEGMQHGVFRPELDNPDAIAQMLWSGIHGVVSLWFTHRNNTHINLLDPRAGVERICDVMMRGSLRNPG
- a CDS encoding efflux RND transporter permease subunit → MNPLSKLTEFSVKRWQFTVLLFLMFAALGVSSWIAIPRAEDPDFPVPIFTTVAVYPGASPEDMEQLVTDPIEKQIKTLTNIRKLESTSSDGVSVVNVEFDSDVDAERKYDQVLREVNALRPSLPAALTRLDVQRNENSDITVFQVALVAPSAPYAQVDDIAKRVEDALERVPGVKRARRAAAPPREMQVTLDLGRLARLGITPAQVLNALGSDNTQIPGGSVDVGTRRYNVATTGRYRTASDVERTVIAGANGAVVRVQDVATVSWGDGDAVHLGRWNGQRAMWVTVAVQKGQNVSAVKQNVWAELDRLERTLPSGITLARGFDQSENVDRRLARLGEDFVIAILLVLVTLLPLGTRASIIVMVSIPLSLAMAVTMLHITGYSLNQLTIVGFVIALGLLVDDSIVVVENITRFLRNGYTRTAAAVEATKQIGVAVLGATGTLIFAFVPLLFLPGLPGKYIRSLPIAVVYAVVASLFVSLTIIPFLASRLMPRTDSAHGNRALQWLDGLIHRTYAPLLGRAMARPWATLGISALLIVGAFALVPAVGFSLFPKAGTPQYHVDIATPDGTSLAETNRAVTYAEQLISAHPLTRAVMANIGKDNPMVYYNVFQRAEAPNRAQLLVLLKEYDNTRTPRMLDSLREKLALYPGARIELKEFENGPPIDAPIAMRVEGTNLDTLQRIAAQYEAVLQRTEGTQYVNNPVRLRRSDLQLVVDKQKAGLLGVPNVEVERTLRLGIAGLETGTIRAENGEEYPLVVRIAHDGRPTPDALERIFVSSVTGAMVPLSQLASTRFDASPTIIAHKDRQRSVTVTSYVRSGYNTDAVTRTVISRLDSIALPTGYTLHPAGEIESREESFGGIGSAIIVAVFAILAILVLEFRDFRTTLVVASVIPLGVVGGIVALLLSGYTLSFTAMIGFVALVGIEIKTSILLVDFTDQLRHEGVPLDEAIRRAGEIRFLPIVLTTLTAIGGLLPLAVQGSGLYSPLAWVIIGGLVSSTLIARLVTPVLYRMLAPALEPTTAS